The following proteins come from a genomic window of candidate division WOR-3 bacterium:
- a CDS encoding Ig-like domain-containing protein, protein MRRFFIFSIIFSAILFVSCPKKEKRVIDITTQQILQGEKIPLKVTHISPIGSVEGQLETFKILVGFNQAMTPIQAIPREETSGPLEFNPPIKGKYRWLGSRTLAFIPSDTLQPATEFTVTLKKDKIQSLTGMRLERDTSWKFESVRPTLLSSKPYDGSNFIDLKSPIYLYFNLEMAPEKVRDKIKIFVTYGQPSYVYCGGKEPKDAPYKEEIPFSIRKLQDKEKTDWPLKDWDNNKTLVLVPTRAFPREALIEVNIFPGLLAKVGNLGTTLERTLTFNTYNYLSLVNYVEYISGGYPLSLCFSNPVTHSEVIKNISFNPPLDSIPEHYTQETYPETRIYLYLPFKLNSTYRIKISKNLKDKFGNNLDKDYEFTLKVGDYIPFAEIPEGINIVEKYSDLKFPATFVNVDSVYLEMGQVSLERAIPFLNERRNFNAYEKLTTPGLFNVSKLWRVDSYKNYRNKKIRFPIELKEALGEKNGGLVFIQFDNFGQYGDNPGYRYLKAFCEVNDLGVTWKYSPENNLVWITSLNNTAPLANALVQFRNDKNQVLTQGYTDAKGFVELPGWAELKIPQERQTYEYESEYEMESYTTYYEPKFWLTVSRGEDLAVYSNQWNFGIDPWRFDISYVWSIRSEEYGCYIFTEKGLYKNGETVHIKGILRKKKRGEWILPYISEVGFVVKNSRDETIVDDTINVNQYGSFFKDLYIPDDAPTGYYSISVYLPKKDYSFYHSFRVEAFRPAEFEVKTYAERDTFIAGDQFKGNVEGRYLFGMPMTNAEVEWVLYKDYYYFSLPHYKGYNFSTGYDYDIRGVLGSGRGRLDNQGKFSVVAKLQPKDIKTPSMITLEGTVVAPNKQTLSGRQNWLVFPANLLIGIKKAKYLYTINEPVELSLITIRPSGEKVSNKKVELKFVKAEWKSIKKARLGGRYEWVSEYVETEIKKEQITTQIDSNVIRFKPDKPGYYYVEAIAKDEKGRQSYNKAYFYVAGPGYAGWQMRDDDMIELVADKDMYQVGDTARILVKSPYDSANALITVERELILRKWTKKIRGNADYIEVPIKSIDLPNIYVCVMLLRGRVEDLSWDEEKQEDLGKPQFKIGYVNLKVDTKEKHLVVKAHSDKTEYRPRDSVTVFYEVKDYLNRPVKNCELSLFVVDLGVLNLIAFKTPEPFDYFYGTRPLSVKTIESRLNILGERSYGEKGEERGGGGAGEGIPYREKFISTVYYKGDLKTDETGKGKVKFVLPDNLTKFRIMLVAQTRNSEFGSAESTFVVNLPFIVSGSIPRFCRAGDKFSAGVVLHNRTNQENNASVECNIEGLKMLGGNKKSVKLLPNTSKEVLFDFIAEKTGNAVFKFNASMGNEKDALKLSIPIKSPPFIEAVATFSSTTDSALEGIIVPDNIYEDTGGLEILLSSSVLAGMKRGIEHLLDYPYGCLEQRLSRILPLIVGEEIINQFKLAPVTGKELRDSVQKVLDEVPQYQTYSGGFLYFKESWYPCPYLSAYTMYVLKRASDAGYKIDSKVIEKGKEYLKGVLRWEEVDWTYPYNVYEKLTTMSFCLYSLSIWGEMGEAGYANKLFERREQIPVFGKTLLLKAGRKFGLGPRFENELVRAITNKIKLSPTSAHFEEDELRGWTFPSPAKVTGFVIQTFTELDIDFPYKDQTIKWLVQERSKKTKPTTHENAFVFDAFQTYYKKYEKEEPNFVAKIILGEKEILKETFKGRTNEPPRRFFFSLDKIEKNTLLPIRVSKQGTGRLYYTLRMSYAYKENPIAFDEGFYLWKEILTLDGKPVNKFRRGEVYKVVLHIVVPETRIFAVVEDPLPAGFEPVQTSFVTEARAVKEQYWEEQYEEKGHWWGSFDHEEQYDDKMLFFAQELFPGEHTQVYFVRAGTGGKFLAPSAKAEEMYSPEVFGSTTQGFLTVE, encoded by the coding sequence ATGAGGAGATTTTTTATTTTTTCAATTATATTTTCTGCGATTCTATTTGTTTCATGTCCAAAAAAAGAAAAGAGGGTTATTGACATTACAACCCAGCAGATTCTTCAAGGTGAAAAGATTCCATTGAAGGTTACGCATATCTCACCAATCGGCTCGGTTGAAGGGCAACTTGAGACCTTTAAGATTCTTGTTGGGTTTAATCAGGCAATGACGCCCATTCAGGCAATACCAAGGGAAGAAACATCCGGACCACTTGAATTCAATCCACCGATAAAGGGTAAATATCGCTGGCTCGGTTCAAGAACTTTAGCATTTATACCTTCAGATACCTTGCAACCTGCAACAGAATTCACTGTTACGCTAAAAAAAGATAAGATTCAATCCCTAACCGGGATGCGTCTTGAACGAGATACCTCCTGGAAATTTGAGAGTGTGAGACCAACATTGCTCAGCTCTAAGCCATATGATGGTTCAAATTTTATTGATTTAAAATCCCCGATTTACCTTTATTTCAATCTTGAAATGGCACCAGAAAAGGTACGGGATAAGATAAAGATATTTGTTACATATGGGCAACCTTCTTATGTCTATTGTGGTGGCAAGGAACCCAAAGATGCACCGTACAAGGAAGAGATTCCATTCAGCATAAGAAAACTGCAGGATAAGGAAAAAACAGATTGGCCATTAAAGGATTGGGATAACAATAAAACACTGGTCCTTGTGCCTACAAGGGCTTTTCCCCGGGAGGCATTGATTGAAGTCAATATTTTCCCGGGTCTGCTTGCAAAAGTTGGTAATCTCGGCACAACCCTTGAACGCACCTTAACATTCAATACCTATAATTATCTTTCACTTGTTAACTATGTAGAATATATTTCCGGGGGCTATCCTTTAAGTTTGTGTTTTTCCAATCCGGTTACCCATAGCGAGGTGATAAAAAATATTTCTTTTAATCCGCCCCTTGATTCAATACCAGAGCATTACACACAGGAGACATACCCTGAAACCCGTATTTATCTTTATCTGCCATTTAAGTTAAATTCAACATATCGCATTAAGATATCAAAGAATTTGAAGGATAAATTTGGGAATAATCTGGATAAGGATTATGAATTTACACTGAAAGTCGGTGATTATATTCCATTTGCTGAAATACCTGAAGGAATAAATATTGTTGAGAAATACAGTGATTTGAAATTTCCGGCAACATTTGTTAATGTTGATAGTGTTTATCTGGAAATGGGGCAAGTGAGCCTTGAGCGTGCAATTCCATTCTTGAATGAAAGGAGAAACTTTAACGCCTATGAAAAATTAACTACGCCTGGTCTATTTAATGTCTCAAAACTATGGCGGGTTGATTCTTATAAAAACTATCGTAATAAAAAGATAAGATTCCCGATAGAATTAAAAGAGGCGCTTGGTGAAAAGAATGGTGGATTGGTCTTTATTCAGTTTGATAATTTTGGACAGTATGGAGATAATCCAGGGTATCGTTACCTCAAGGCGTTCTGTGAAGTCAATGACCTGGGCGTCACCTGGAAATATTCACCAGAGAATAATCTTGTCTGGATAACTTCTTTGAATAATACTGCACCTTTGGCAAATGCCCTGGTTCAGTTCCGTAATGACAAAAATCAAGTTTTAACACAGGGTTATACCGATGCAAAAGGATTTGTGGAGCTGCCGGGCTGGGCTGAATTAAAAATACCCCAGGAAAGACAGACCTATGAATACGAAAGTGAATATGAAATGGAATCATATACAACTTATTATGAACCGAAGTTCTGGCTCACGGTTTCAAGAGGAGAAGACCTTGCGGTATATTCAAATCAATGGAATTTTGGCATTGACCCCTGGCGTTTTGATATTTCATATGTTTGGAGCATCAGGTCTGAAGAATATGGTTGCTATATCTTCACAGAAAAGGGATTATACAAGAATGGTGAGACCGTTCATATCAAGGGAATTCTGCGCAAGAAAAAGAGGGGTGAGTGGATACTTCCGTATATAAGCGAAGTTGGATTTGTCGTAAAAAATTCAAGGGATGAGACGATTGTAGATGATACAATTAATGTCAATCAATATGGTTCATTCTTCAAGGACCTTTATATACCTGATGATGCACCTACTGGCTATTACTCTATCAGTGTTTATCTGCCAAAAAAAGATTACAGTTTTTATCATTCATTCCGGGTTGAGGCATTCAGACCTGCAGAATTTGAGGTCAAGACATATGCGGAAAGGGATACTTTTATCGCTGGCGACCAATTCAAAGGCAATGTGGAAGGAAGATATCTCTTTGGTATGCCAATGACGAATGCGGAAGTGGAATGGGTTTTATACAAAGACTATTATTATTTCTCACTACCCCATTACAAAGGTTACAATTTCAGTACGGGCTATGATTATGATATTCGTGGTGTTCTTGGTTCAGGCAGGGGGAGACTTGATAATCAGGGGAAATTTTCAGTCGTTGCTAAACTTCAACCAAAAGACATCAAAACCCCTTCTATGATTACTCTTGAAGGGACTGTGGTCGCACCAAATAAACAGACCCTTTCTGGAAGACAGAACTGGCTTGTATTTCCGGCAAATTTGCTTATAGGTATTAAGAAGGCAAAATATTTATATACAATCAACGAGCCGGTTGAGTTGAGTTTGATAACAATTAGACCATCGGGTGAAAAAGTTAGTAATAAAAAGGTGGAGCTTAAATTCGTAAAGGCAGAGTGGAAATCAATTAAAAAGGCAAGACTCGGTGGTAGATATGAATGGGTTTCTGAATATGTTGAAACTGAGATAAAAAAAGAACAGATTACAACCCAGATTGATTCCAATGTAATAAGATTCAAACCAGATAAGCCAGGTTATTATTATGTGGAGGCGATTGCCAAAGATGAAAAAGGAAGGCAATCTTATAATAAAGCCTATTTTTATGTGGCGGGACCGGGTTATGCTGGCTGGCAAATGCGTGATGATGATATGATTGAACTGGTTGCCGACAAAGATATGTATCAGGTTGGTGATACCGCAAGGATTTTAGTAAAGTCACCTTATGATTCAGCAAATGCCCTGATAACAGTTGAAAGAGAATTGATATTGCGTAAGTGGACAAAGAAAATAAGGGGAAATGCGGATTATATTGAGGTTCCAATTAAATCCATTGACTTACCCAATATTTATGTATGCGTAATGCTATTGCGTGGCAGGGTTGAGGATTTATCCTGGGATGAAGAGAAACAGGAAGATCTGGGCAAACCCCAGTTCAAGATTGGTTATGTGAATCTGAAGGTTGATACAAAGGAGAAACATCTTGTTGTAAAAGCACATTCAGACAAAACAGAATATCGTCCACGGGACAGTGTTACCGTATTTTATGAAGTAAAAGACTATTTGAATAGGCCGGTAAAGAATTGTGAACTAAGTTTATTTGTCGTTGACCTCGGCGTGCTTAATTTAATTGCCTTCAAAACCCCTGAGCCATTTGATTATTTTTATGGTACTAGGCCTCTCTCAGTAAAGACGATTGAATCACGGTTGAATATCCTCGGTGAAAGGAGTTATGGTGAAAAAGGTGAAGAAAGGGGCGGCGGTGGTGCTGGTGAAGGTATCCCTTATCGTGAGAAATTTATCTCAACGGTATACTACAAGGGTGACTTAAAGACCGATGAAACAGGCAAGGGTAAAGTAAAGTTTGTTCTACCTGATAATCTCACGAAGTTCAGGATTATGCTCGTTGCCCAGACAAGGAATAGTGAATTCGGTTCGGCAGAGTCCACATTTGTGGTAAATCTGCCCTTTATAGTTTCCGGTTCAATCCCAAGATTTTGCCGGGCCGGTGATAAATTCTCCGCGGGTGTTGTCTTGCATAATCGGACGAATCAGGAAAATAATGCAAGTGTAGAATGTAATATAGAAGGTCTTAAAATGCTCGGGGGTAATAAAAAGAGTGTAAAATTATTGCCTAATACGAGCAAAGAGGTTCTTTTTGACTTTATTGCCGAAAAGACTGGCAATGCAGTATTCAAGTTCAATGCGAGTATGGGAAATGAAAAGGATGCACTAAAACTTTCTATTCCTATAAAATCGCCGCCATTCATTGAGGCAGTGGCAACATTCTCTTCCACCACTGATTCGGCACTTGAAGGAATTATCGTGCCGGATAATATCTATGAAGATACCGGCGGCCTTGAGATACTGCTATCATCCTCGGTCCTTGCCGGGATGAAGAGGGGTATTGAGCATTTGCTTGACTATCCTTATGGCTGTCTTGAGCAGAGATTATCAAGGATTCTGCCACTCATTGTTGGTGAAGAAATAATTAATCAATTCAAACTCGCTCCGGTCACGGGCAAAGAATTAAGGGATTCGGTCCAGAAGGTCCTTGATGAAGTTCCGCAATATCAGACATATAGTGGTGGATTTTTGTATTTCAAAGAAAGTTGGTATCCCTGTCCGTATCTCTCCGCATATACAATGTATGTTTTAAAAAGGGCAAGCGATGCTGGATACAAGATTGATTCAAAGGTTATTGAAAAGGGAAAAGAATATTTGAAAGGCGTCCTGCGCTGGGAGGAAGTTGACTGGACATATCCTTATAATGTTTATGAAAAACTGACGACAATGTCTTTTTGTCTGTATTCATTGAGTATCTGGGGTGAAATGGGCGAGGCAGGTTATGCGAATAAACTCTTTGAGCGTAGGGAACAGATTCCAGTCTTTGGAAAGACTTTATTATTGAAGGCAGGAAGAAAGTTCGGTCTTGGTCCGCGGTTTGAAAATGAACTCGTTCGGGCGATAACAAACAAAATTAAACTTTCGCCAACGAGTGCCCATTTTGAAGAAGATGAACTGAGGGGCTGGACATTCCCTTCGCCGGCAAAGGTGACCGGCTTTGTGATTCAGACATTCACCGAACTTGATATTGACTTTCCGTATAAAGACCAGACGATAAAGTGGCTCGTCCAGGAACGTTCCAAAAAGACTAAACCCACGACCCATGAAAATGCCTTTGTCTTTGATGCCTTCCAGACATACTACAAAAAGTACGAAAAAGAAGAGCCGAATTTTGTAGCAAAGATTATTCTTGGCGAAAAAGAAATTCTCAAAGAGACCTTCAAGGGCAGGACCAATGAGCCACCAAGAAGATTTTTCTTTTCACTTGATAAGATTGAGAAGAACACACTATTACCAATAAGGGTCTCAAAACAGGGAACAGGAAGATTATACTATACTTTGCGAATGTCTTATGCATATAAAGAAAATCCGATCGCCTTTGATGAAGGATTCTATTTGTGGAAAGAGATACTGACCCTTGATGGGAAACCTGTGAATAAATTCAGAAGGGGAGAGGTATATAAGGTCGTGCTACATATCGTTGTGCCAGAGACGCGGATATTCGCCGTTGTTGAAGACCCATTGCCTGCAGGATTTGAGCCGGTCCAGACTTCTTTTGTGACTGAAGCGCGTGCTGTCAAGGAGCAATACTGGGAAGAACAATATGAAGAAAAGGGACACTGGTGGGGTAGTTTTGACCATGAAGAGCAATATGACGATAAGATGTTATTCTTTGCCCAGGAACTATTCCCGGGTGAGCATACCCAGGTCTATTTTGTCCGTGCTGGAACCGGTGGAAAATTTCTTGCACCCAGTGCAAAGGCAGAAGAGATGTATTCGCCTGAGGTCTTTGGTTCAACAACACAAGGATTTTTAACGGTAGAGTAA
- a CDS encoding ribose-phosphate pyrophosphokinase has protein sequence MKLGKKSLIPIALIAPPGGRELTQLVDKELIKRRYKNSKGKTFIVPCECPRFANGEAKAVLYQSIRGCDVYIIADIGNYGCKFTIQGIESPMSPDDHFQDIKRVVAAIGGRANRVNVIMPLLYQSRQHKRTARESLDCALALQELQNLGVKNIITFDAHNSHVQNAVPLMGFENLHASYQIVRSLLENEKEIIVDKNKLMVVSPDEGAVDRCLYYANSLGVELGLFYKRRDTTRIVDGKNPIIKHEFLGTSIAGKDILIVDDMLASGQSMLMSAEELKKYGANDIYVIVTFALLTDDGIKRFENAFKQKLIKRVYATNLTYRNPKLKDTKWFREVDVSEFIAYFIDRFNRDESISALLDTSSKIHKFLKRH, from the coding sequence ATGAAATTAGGAAAAAAATCGTTAATCCCTATTGCCCTAATAGCACCACCTGGTGGGAGAGAACTTACCCAGCTCGTTGATAAAGAACTCATTAAAAGGCGCTATAAAAATAGCAAAGGCAAAACATTTATTGTTCCCTGTGAATGTCCGAGATTCGCGAATGGCGAAGCCAAGGCAGTTCTATATCAATCGATCAGAGGATGCGATGTTTATATAATTGCTGATATAGGAAATTATGGGTGCAAGTTTACAATTCAAGGTATTGAATCACCAATGAGCCCTGATGACCATTTTCAGGATATAAAAAGGGTAGTGGCAGCGATTGGTGGCAGGGCAAATCGGGTGAATGTCATTATGCCATTGCTTTATCAAAGCAGACAGCATAAAAGGACTGCGAGAGAGTCTCTTGACTGTGCACTAGCCTTACAGGAATTACAAAATCTCGGGGTAAAAAATATAATTACATTTGATGCCCATAACTCCCATGTCCAGAATGCTGTGCCTTTGATGGGTTTTGAAAATTTACATGCAAGTTATCAGATAGTCCGCTCTCTTCTGGAAAATGAAAAAGAAATTATTGTAGATAAAAATAAACTTATGGTTGTTAGTCCAGATGAGGGTGCGGTTGACCGCTGCCTTTATTATGCCAATAGCCTGGGTGTTGAATTAGGTTTGTTCTACAAGCGGCGTGATACAACAAGGATTGTTGATGGTAAAAATCCAATTATAAAACACGAATTCCTGGGCACAAGTATAGCAGGTAAAGATATTCTAATCGTAGATGACATGCTTGCCTCAGGGCAATCAATGCTTATGTCAGCCGAAGAATTAAAAAAATACGGTGCCAATGATATCTATGTGATTGTCACATTTGCACTATTAACAGATGATGGAATAAAAAGATTTGAAAATGCGTTCAAACAGAAATTAATAAAAAGGGTTTATGCCACAAATCTTACCTATAGAAATCCAAAATTGAAAGATACGAAATGGTTCAGAGAAGTTGATGTATCAGAATTTATTGCCTATTTTATTGACCGGTTCAATCGTGACGAATCAATAAGTGCACTCCTTGATACATCAAGCAAGATTCATAAGTTTTTAAAAAGGCATTGA
- a CDS encoding DNA polymerase ligase N-terminal domain-containing protein, with product MIFVIHKHFATHLHWDLRLEMNGVLKSWAVPKEPPLKPGIKRLCIQVEDHDLGYADFEGEIPEGQYGAGKVEIWDKGEYEIIENNDNAIKFKAGGKIFKGIYVLYKFPKAGENSWLLFKVENKS from the coding sequence TTGATTTTTGTAATACATAAACATTTTGCAACCCACCTCCACTGGGATTTAAGGCTGGAAATGAATGGTGTCTTAAAATCCTGGGCAGTTCCCAAAGAACCACCTTTAAAGCCTGGCATAAAAAGGCTCTGTATCCAGGTTGAAGACCATGATCTTGGTTATGCTGATTTTGAAGGAGAAATACCTGAAGGACAATACGGAGCAGGTAAGGTAGAAATATGGGACAAAGGAGAATATGAAATCATTGAAAATAATGATAATGCAATAAAATTTAAGGCGGGAGGCAAAATATTTAAAGGCATTTATGTTCTTTATAAATTTCCCAAGGCAGGAGAAAACTCCTGGTTATTATTCAAGGTAGAGAATAAATCATAG
- a CDS encoding T9SS type A sorting domain-containing protein, with product MKKFFMWGVLIVTLSFGQNLLPNPGFENWTGGMPDYWYKDDSILIYQEDVIVHSGNFSVKDSLITTTQDRADFTSEKFAINPNTEYTFTIWVYDNDLAGRVRQAIAWRVGGTWSNVWSNNYSGNSTQWQQLTLTAISPNGADSAYVFIRAYDSIQAWDGGAVFYLDDASFTPPPTQAPVIVRVWHTPTNPDAGITTNVYAKVSDDGIIAADTLFYGINNLNTPIKISHSAIANDTFRFQIPGQSAGDTIFYYLKFTDNDNLSTFSDTYAFYVGRINIYINEVYYDAPGTDSGCYIELYGNPNTNLNGFTLVGINGTGGVPYATINLSGYSIPQDGFFVVAQNSWVPNADLVDPNADLQNGPDNLELRFNNIVIDALGYGVLDGWVFTGEWLPATDVNAGHCLGRYPDGDDTDNNFVDFNDYDTLTPGLPNPVLGIIESRHKMVKNMSVKNPVLSYMKFSEIITNTLSAPIYVYNITGQVIKKVEDKNARINLPAGVYFLRTEGDSQNNFKIVIIK from the coding sequence ATGAAAAAATTTTTTATGTGGGGAGTGTTAATAGTTACTTTGTCATTTGGTCAAAATCTTCTACCCAATCCCGGGTTTGAAAACTGGACCGGTGGTATGCCTGATTACTGGTACAAAGATGATTCAATACTAATTTATCAGGAAGATGTCATCGTCCATTCGGGAAATTTCAGTGTGAAAGACAGTTTGATAACCACAACCCAAGATAGGGCGGATTTCACCTCTGAGAAATTTGCAATCAACCCGAATACAGAATATACATTCACGATATGGGTTTATGATAATGACCTTGCAGGCAGGGTAAGACAGGCAATTGCCTGGCGTGTGGGTGGAACCTGGAGCAATGTCTGGTCAAATAATTATTCAGGAAATTCAACCCAATGGCAACAACTCACCCTGACCGCAATATCCCCTAATGGTGCTGACTCGGCTTATGTCTTCATCCGCGCCTATGATAGTATTCAGGCGTGGGATGGTGGAGCAGTCTTCTATCTTGATGACGCATCATTCACACCACCCCCAACCCAGGCACCGGTGATCGTCAGGGTCTGGCACACACCGACAAATCCAGATGCTGGAATAACAACAAATGTATATGCAAAAGTTTCCGATGATGGGATAATCGCTGCGGATACATTATTCTATGGAATAAATAATCTCAACACACCGATAAAAATTTCGCATTCGGCTATCGCCAATGATACATTTAGATTTCAGATACCAGGACAATCTGCTGGTGATACTATCTTTTACTATTTAAAATTCACCGATAATGATAATCTAAGTACCTTCTCCGACACCTATGCCTTCTATGTAGGCAGAATCAACATCTATATAAACGAAGTATACTATGATGCACCAGGTACTGATTCTGGCTGTTATATTGAATTATATGGAAACCCCAATACGAATCTCAATGGTTTTACACTCGTCGGTATCAACGGCACTGGTGGTGTCCCTTATGCGACGATAAACCTTTCCGGGTATTCAATCCCACAGGATGGATTTTTTGTCGTGGCTCAGAATTCCTGGGTTCCAAATGCAGATCTGGTTGACCCGAACGCCGATCTACAGAACGGACCTGACAATCTTGAATTGAGATTCAATAATATTGTGATAGATGCCCTTGGCTATGGTGTTCTTGATGGCTGGGTATTTACTGGCGAATGGCTACCTGCGACTGATGTGAACGCAGGGCACTGCCTGGGAAGATATCCAGACGGTGATGACACTGATAATAACTTCGTAGATTTTAATGATTATGATACACTTACACCAGGATTACCAAACCCAGTTTTGGGAATTATTGAAAGCAGGCATAAAATGGTCAAAAATATGTCTGTTAAAAACCCTGTGCTTTCATATATGAAATTTTCTGAAATAATAACGAACACCCTTTCTGCGCCGATTTATGTTTATAACATTACTGGACAGGTCATTAAAAAAGTTGAAGATAAAAATGCCCGTATCAATCTTCCTGCTGGGGTTTATTTCCTAAGAACAGAAGGAGACAGTCAGAATAATTTCAAAATAGTTATAATAAAGTAA